One stretch of Punica granatum isolate Tunisia-2019 chromosome 5, ASM765513v2, whole genome shotgun sequence DNA includes these proteins:
- the LOC116207375 gene encoding subtilisin-like protease SBT4.6, with protein sequence MAKDTIFRVSYILAVVFLSINSIACSSQDDDRKVYIVYMGSLPTETSEIYSPTSHHLSLLQDVVGDERSASVSIVRSYKRSFNGFAAKLTKQEAEKLAKKDGVLSVFPSQTYHVQTTKSWDYIGLPNTVKRNPTVEGNTIIGVLDSGVYPNSESFSDKGFGPPPSKWKGSCNGGTNFACNNKLIGARYYVSTEDTAVDASGHGTHTASTAAGNAVEGASFFGLANGTARGAVPSSRIAIYRVCDSQDICAGAGILAAFDDAIADGVDIITLSLGGRRPTSFDVDSIAIGSFHAMSNGILVTQSAGNSGPNLQTVASVAPWVLTVAANTIDRKFISKLELNDRTVLTGIAVNSFPSSPSNSALVFGDQVAKSCNEGSARLCFARCLDMQKVSGKILICQNGDRSVATAAAVFNASGVILMQDFPDTAFVFPLPAVALDNTAFEKLMSYYNSTRNPQGRILKGETVPDSAAPVTASFSSRGPNAVTPDIMKPDVSAPGVDILAAYPPDVPPTKEGGDDRRVKFNVISGTSMSCPHVAGAAAYVKTFHPDWSPSAIKSALMTTASKIRDITTEGDPSGFEFSYGSGQINPIKAADPGLVYEITKDDYVNLLCSLGINIRRIDGNSTCPKGAKNITEAELNYPSLIFKAPVSKPFKLVLSRTVTNVGPPNSTYKAKAVSASNVNITVVPEILSFKSIHEKKSFTVEISGSGLKSGTLLSEEVLWSDGIHSVRSPIIVLPN encoded by the exons GTCTATATCGTGTACATGGGTTCTCTTCCGACTGAAACATCGGAAATCTATTCCCCAACTTCTCATCACCTCAGTTTGTTGCAGGACGTAGTCGGAGATGAGAG GTCCGCTTCGGTCTCAATCGTCAGAAGTTACAAGAGGAGTTTTAATGGTTTTGCTGCTAAGCTCACCAAACAAGAGGCAGAGAAGCTTGCCA AAAAGGACGGAGTACTCTCGGTGTTTCCTAGCCAAACTTATCATGTCCAGACCACGAAATCATGGGACTACATCGGACTTCCAAACACAGTAAAACGGAATCCCACTGTGGAGGGCAACACCATTATCGGAGTACTTGACTCCGGCGTTTATCCTAATTCGGAATCATTCAGTGACAAAGGCTTCGGCCCTCCTCCTTCAAAATGGAAGGGCTCCTGCAATGGTGGCACCAACTTCGCCTGCAACAA CAAGCTCATTGGAGCACGATACTATGTATCTACGGAGGATACCGCGGTCGATGCTTCAGGCCATGGGACCCATACCGCCTCGACAGCTGCTGGCAATGCAGTGGAAGGGGCCAGCTTCTTTGGGTTAGCTAATGGAACAGCCCGAGGAGCCGTCCCATCCTCTAGGATCGCCATCTACAGGGTATGTGATTCACAGGATATTTGTGCAGGAGCGGGAATTTTAGCGGCCTTTGATGATGCGATCGCAGATGGTGTGGACATCATCACACTCTCTCTGGGAGGACGGCGTCCGACGTCTTTCGACGTAGACAGCATCGCGATAGGATCCTTCCATGCAATGTCAAATGGTATACTGGTGACTCAATCTGCAGGAAATAGTGGGCCTAACCTGCAAACAGTGGCTAGCGTCGCCCCTTGGGTCCTCACTGTGGCAGCTAACACGATTGACCGGAAGTTCATCAGCAAGCTTGAACTCAACGACAGAACGGTTCTAACT GGAATTGCAGTGAATTCATTTCCATCCAGTCCGAGTAATTCTGCTCTCGTGTTTGGGGACCAGGTTGCTAAATCTTGCAATGAAGGGTCAGCTAG GTTATGCTTCGCACGCTGTTTAGATATGCAGAAAGTTTCCGGGAAAATCTTGATTTGCCAAAATGGAGATCGCTCTGTGGCTACCGCGGCTGCAGTTTTTAATGCTAGTGGAGTCATCCTGATGCAAGATTTTCCCGATACTGCTTTTGTTTTCCCACTTCCCGCTGTGGCTCTAGATAACACTGCGTTTGAAAAACTCATGTCTTACTACAACTCCACGAG AAATCCTCAAGGACGGATACTGAAGGGCGAAACTGTTCCCGATTCTGCTGCTCCTGTGACTGCTTCCTTCTCTTCACGTGGACCAAATGCAGTTACTCCTGATATAATGAAG CCTGATGTAAGTGCCCCTGGTGTAGATATTTTGGCTGCATATCCTCCAGATGTGCCACCGACGAAAGAAGGTGGGGATGATAGGCGTGTGAAGTTTAATGTTATTTCCGGCACCTCAATGTCGTGTCCCCATGTTGCTGGTGCAGCGGCATACGTGAAAACATTTCATCCCGACTGGTCTCCCTCTGCCATTAAGTCAGCTCTAATGACAACAG CTTCCAAGATACGCGATATTACTACAGAAGGAGATCCTTcgggatttgaattttcttatgGTTCAGGACAAATAAATCCCATTAAAGCTGCAGATCCAGGCCTAGTTTATGAAATCACAAAGGATGACTACGTAAACTTGCTCTGTAGCTTGGGCATCAATATAAGAAGAATAGATGGCAACAGTACGTGCCCTAAGGGAGCCAAGAACATCACAGAGGCAGAGCTCAATTACCCCTCTCTAATTTTTAAAGCTCCTGTCTCGAAGCCCTTCAAGTTGGTCCTCAGCAGGACCGTTACAAATGTCGGTCCTCCAAACTCGACCTATAAGGCCAAAGCGGTTAGTGCCTCCAATGTCAACATCACTGTGGTTCCTGAGATCCTTTCGTTTAAATCCATACATGAGAAGAAGTCTTTCACTGTCGAGATTTCAGGCAGTGGGTTGAAATCTGGGACACTGTTGTCTGAGGAGGTCCTTTGGTCTGACGGCATACACAGTGTTAGGAGTCCGATTATTGTGCTtcctaattaa